The Rhizobium sp. BG4 genomic sequence AAAGTCATCTGGTCATCGGTATTCTCAATGGAGACGATATCGGCCACGAGATCGTGCCGGCGGCGGTGGATGTCGTGAAGGCGGCGGCAGAAAAGACCGGGCTGAGGATCGACTGGCGGCCGATGCCAATCGGGCGGACGGCGCTCGATACGCATGGCTCGACCTTCCCCGAGGGGACGATGGAGACGCTCGCCAGGATGGATGGCTTCATTCTGGGGCCGATCGGCCATCAGGCCTATCCGAAGGTGCCGGGCGCCATCAACCCGCATCCGATCATGCGCAAGGGCTTCAATCTCTTCGCCAATGTTCGCCCCACGAAATCCTTTCCCGGTCTCGGCGCCATCTATGACGATATCGATCTGGTGATCGTCCGCGAGAATAACGAGGGCTTCCAGCCGGACCGGAATGTCGTGGCCGGTTCGGGCGAATTCCGGCCAACGGAGGAGATGACGATTTCGGTGCGCGTCATCACCCGACTCGGCTCGTCGCGCGTGGCGCGAGCCGCCTTCGAAATCGCCCGTCAGCGCAAGAAGCGGTTGACGGTCGTGCACAAGAACACCGTCTTCAAGCTTGGCTGCGGCATGTTCGTCGAGGAATGCCATAGGGTTGCCAAGGAATTTCCTGATGTGACGGTCGATGAGGTCATCGTCGATACGATGGCGATGCGCCTGATCCGCGATCCCCAGAGCTTCGACGTCATCGTCACCACCAACATGTTCGGCGATATCCTGACCGACGAGGCGGCGGGTCTCGTCGGCGGTCTCGGCATGGCGCCCAGCCTCTGCATCGGCGAGGGCAATCTCGCGATGGCGCAGGCGACGCATGGCTCGGCGCCCGACATCGCCGGCAAGGGCATCGCCAATCCCTTCGCGATGATCGAGTCCGCGAGGATGATGATCGAGTGGCTGGGGCATAATCGCGGCATCCCGCAGGCGGTCGAGGCAGGGGCGATCATGGAAAGGGCGATTGCCAGAGCGCTCGCCAATCCCGAGACCCGCACGCGCGACATCCGCGGTACTGCCGGCACGGAGGGGATGACGCGCGGCATCATCGCGGCACTCGGCTAGCGGTCAGAAACCGGTCAGCTGCGGCCAGTAATGGGCAAGGGCCGCAGCCGTTCCGCCAAGCGCGAGAACGGCGACCACCGGCATTTTCGGTTTCCAGTAGAGCAGGCCGCAGGAGAGTGCGGCGATGACAAGCGCCAGCGCGCCGCCTTCGGCCACCCTAAACAGCGAGATGACACCGGCGATGATCAGGCCGGTGCCGATCGGCGCCAGCCCCTCGCGCATAGCGCGGTGCCACTCCTTGTCACGATGGGTATTGGTCAGCCGGAAGACGGCGTAGCAGAGCAGCGACGAGGGCAGGAACAGCGCCAGCGAAGCGATCAGCGCGCCGAGCCAGCCGGAGACCTTCCAGCCGATCACGGTGGCGAGCATCGTGCCCGGGCCGGGCGCTGCCCGCGACACGCCGAAAAGATGCAGAAATTCCGCCTGCGTCAGCCAGCCATGCACAGTGACCGTCTCGTTCTGCAGCCCGGCGATGATCGCCGCGCCACCGCCGATCGAGGTCAGCGAGAACGGGATGAAGACGAGGGCGAGGCCGATGAGGGGATTGTCGCGCATCTACTGCCTCTTCCAGGCCAGCGCGATGCTGAATGGCGCAATGGCGAAAACGACGGGGATCAGCGGCCATTCGAGCACGCCGACCAGAAAGGCCGTCAGCGCGATGACGATGGCGGCCGGCGGAAAACGGATCGCCCGGCGGCTTCCCTGGATGCAGGTCAACAGCAGAAGGCCGATCGCGGCGAAGGCGATGCCGTTGAAGACGACGGGTAGCAGTTCGTAACCCGCCAGCAGATCGAAGAGCTTGTAGAGGCCGATCACCGCGAAGAACGGGCCGACGAGAAAGCCGGTGAAACAGGCGATGGAGCCGAGCGGGCCGCGGAGCTGTTCGCCGAGGCAGATGACGAGATTGACGACATTGGCGCCGGGCAGCATCTGCGAGATCGCCAGGCTGGTCGAGAAATCCTCGTCGCTGACGAGCTCCTTGCGCAGGACGAATTCCTGGTAGAGCCATCCGGAAAGACCGCCGCCGAAGCTCAATATCCCGACCTTGAAGCAGAGAAGGAAAAGGGCGGCGAGGCTCGGCCGGTCCGCCGGCCGCAGGGATTCCGGTACAGACATCCTACGGGTCCATCATGCGCTTGAGCCCCGGCGGCGATGCGCCGGGGAACGTTGTTCAGACTGTTTCCGCGAGTCGCGGGCGATCGGTCAAGGCAGGAAGGCGCCGCCGTTGATATGCAGCGTCTGGCCGGTGGTGAAACGCGCCTGCATGCTGGCGAGATAGGCAACGGCTGCCGCCACCTCTTCCGGCGTGCCGCGCCGTCCGACCAGCGTGCGCGTCGTCTTGTGATGGGTCGGATCGCCCGCCTTGGTGTGCTCGCGATTGGTCTCGATCATCCCCGGCGAGACAAGGTTGACGGTGATGCCGTCAGGGCTGAGTTCCTGGGCCAACGCCTTTGTCATGCCATCGAGACCGGCCTTCGCCGAGACCACATGCACACGGTTGACCGCACCGGTATAGGCCGTCAGCCCGCCGATATTGATGATCGCGCCGCTGCCGCCCGCCCGCAGATGCGGGATTGCCGCGCGGCTCATCAGGAAGGCGCCGTCGAGCGTGACGCTGATCACGTCCCGCCAATCCTTGTAGGAGAGCTCCTCGACCGGCGCTTCGCGGCGGATCGCGGCATTGTTGACCAGAATGTCGAGACGGCCGAGCGCCGAAGCGGCTTCGGAGACCAGCCTTGCGGCATCCGCCTCGCTCGCGACATCGCCGATCAGCACCTTGGCCTTGACGCCGAAAGCCTCGACCTCGCGGGCGACTGCTTCCGCGGCATCCTTGTCGGAGCGGGCGATAATGGCGATAGATGCGCCGGCTTCGGCGAGCGCCAGTGCGATGGCGCGGCCGATGTTGCGGGATGCGCCCGTGACCAGTGCGGCGCGGCCCTTGAGGCCGAGATCAGTCATGATGCCCTCCGTTCACAGCCGCGCTGCCGACAGGTCGACGGCGCCGCCGTCGGCGATCCGGCCGAGTGCCGAACGAAGTGCATCGATCCGCTCGCTGGTCAAGCCGCCGAAGGCGAGGTTTGCCTCGAACTTTGCTTGCAGCTCGGCATCCGGCAACGGCTCATGCGCGCCGCCGCGCATATGCGGCTGGCGGAACTCGCGGATGCTGCCGTCCTTCAGGACGGCCTTGACGTGGCCGGTATAGCCGCGCGGATAGGGATCGTTGGGGTCGATCTCGTAGGAAACCTTGGCGGCAAGCGCGCGCAGGGCGGGATCCTTTACCCGTTCGTCGGTGAACTGGCCGAGCCCGGCCTGGCCATCGGTAAAGCCGACCGCAATGCAATAGGGCGTCGAGAACTTGCCGGCATAGCCGTTCGGCGGCTGATGTTTCTTGGCAAGCGGCTCCCAGAGGCGATGGACGGTGCCTTCGCCGACATTGCAGGTGATCGAGACGATATCGTCGGCGGCAATGCCTGATTTGGCGAGCTTGATGGCGCAGTCGATGAAGGGCTGGGTCATCGTTCCGCAGGCATAAGGCTTGAAGGCCAGCGTCTCCAGCACCCAGCTCTCGCCGAGACCATCGATCAGTGGCGCGAAATCGGGCGTCTTCGACGGGGCGAATGCCTTGTACATGCCGTTGGTGCCGTCGAAGACTGTGAGCGGTCCGGTAAAGCCGCCTTCGGCGAGCAACGCGGCGCGCAGACCCGCTTGGGCGGCAGCACCCGCATGGAGGCGCTTGGTCGAACTGCCATCGGCGAGATATTCGATGATCCCGGATGCGAGGCTGCCGGAGATACCGAGCG encodes the following:
- a CDS encoding 3-oxoacyl-ACP reductase family protein, whose protein sequence is MTDLGLKGRAALVTGASRNIGRAIALALAEAGASIAIIARSDKDAAEAVAREVEAFGVKAKVLIGDVASEADAARLVSEAASALGRLDILVNNAAIRREAPVEELSYKDWRDVISVTLDGAFLMSRAAIPHLRAGGSGAIINIGGLTAYTGAVNRVHVVSAKAGLDGMTKALAQELSPDGITVNLVSPGMIETNREHTKAGDPTHHKTTRTLVGRRGTPEEVAAAVAYLASMQARFTTGQTLHINGGAFLP
- a CDS encoding MmgE/PrpD family protein; this translates as MNVAVSKPAPVATTLAAFAASAVPPAAARATCRQLIFDIVALAVAARDTDYVKAALGSAADEGDCTAFGHARKLGLYDAALVNGTAAHGEDYDDTFEGGPIHAGAVIVSAVLAIAEQRKLDGEAVMRGIAVGTELMCRMSLVAPQATHKASFHPTAIFGAPAAAAAVGAALGQDAETIARALGISGSLASGIIEYLADGSSTKRLHAGAAAQAGLRAALLAEGGFTGPLTVFDGTNGMYKAFAPSKTPDFAPLIDGLGESWVLETLAFKPYACGTMTQPFIDCAIKLAKSGIAADDIVSITCNVGEGTVHRLWEPLAKKHQPPNGYAGKFSTPYCIAVGFTDGQAGLGQFTDERVKDPALRALAAKVSYEIDPNDPYPRGYTGHVKAVLKDGSIREFRQPHMRGGAHEPLPDAELQAKFEANLAFGGLTSERIDALRSALGRIADGGAVDLSAARL
- a CDS encoding chromate transporter, yielding MRDNPLIGLALVFIPFSLTSIGGGAAIIAGLQNETVTVHGWLTQAEFLHLFGVSRAAPGPGTMLATVIGWKVSGWLGALIASLALFLPSSLLCYAVFRLTNTHRDKEWHRAMREGLAPIGTGLIIAGVISLFRVAEGGALALVIAALSCGLLYWKPKMPVVAVLALGGTAAALAHYWPQLTGF
- a CDS encoding chromate transporter — its product is MSVPESLRPADRPSLAALFLLCFKVGILSFGGGLSGWLYQEFVLRKELVSDEDFSTSLAISQMLPGANVVNLVICLGEQLRGPLGSIACFTGFLVGPFFAVIGLYKLFDLLAGYELLPVVFNGIAFAAIGLLLLTCIQGSRRAIRFPPAAIVIALTAFLVGVLEWPLIPVVFAIAPFSIALAWKRQ
- a CDS encoding isocitrate/isopropylmalate family dehydrogenase, whose protein sequence is MESHLVIGILNGDDIGHEIVPAAVDVVKAAAEKTGLRIDWRPMPIGRTALDTHGSTFPEGTMETLARMDGFILGPIGHQAYPKVPGAINPHPIMRKGFNLFANVRPTKSFPGLGAIYDDIDLVIVRENNEGFQPDRNVVAGSGEFRPTEEMTISVRVITRLGSSRVARAAFEIARQRKKRLTVVHKNTVFKLGCGMFVEECHRVAKEFPDVTVDEVIVDTMAMRLIRDPQSFDVIVTTNMFGDILTDEAAGLVGGLGMAPSLCIGEGNLAMAQATHGSAPDIAGKGIANPFAMIESARMMIEWLGHNRGIPQAVEAGAIMERAIARALANPETRTRDIRGTAGTEGMTRGIIAALG